One Dromiciops gliroides isolate mDroGli1 chromosome 3, mDroGli1.pri, whole genome shotgun sequence DNA segment encodes these proteins:
- the KCNJ15 gene encoding ATP-sensitive inward rectifier potassium channel 15, with the protein MEATHINMSSTPLMNHTTNSEPKTKRPRVMSKSGHSNVRIDKVDGIYLLYLQDLWTTVIDMKWRYKLSLFAATFVVTWFLFGVIYYVIAFIHGDLEQSEHSPNQTACIMKVNSLTGAFLFSLESQTTIGYGARFITEECPHAIFLLVTQLVITTLIEIFITGTFLAKIARPKKRAETIKFSHCAVITKHNGKLCLVIQVANMRKSLLIQCQLSGKLLKTHLTKEGERILLNQATVKFHVDSSSESPFLILPMTFYHVLDETSPLRDLTSQNLKEKEFELVVLLNATVESTSAVCQSRTSYIPEEIYWGFEFVPVVSLSKNGKYVADFSQFEEIRRSSDCTFYSIDPEKQKLEMKYREEEQRERERRTILLQQSNI; encoded by the coding sequence ATGGAAGCCACTCACATCAATATGTCAAGCACTCCTCTTATGAATCACACAACTAATTCTGAGCCCAAGACAAAGAGACCTCGGGTCATGTCAAAAAGTGGACACAGCAATGTGAGGATTGACAAAGTTGATGGTATCTACCTACTTTACCTTCAAGACTTATGGACAACAGTTATAGACATGAAGTGGAGGTACAAACTCTCCCTATTTGCTGCCACATTTGTGGTGACCTGGTTCCTATTTGGAGTCATCTATTATGTGATTGCATTTATTCATGGAGATTTGGAACAGAGTGAGCATTCCCCAAATCAAACAGCCTGCATTATGAAAGTCAACTCCTTAACTGGggcatttctcttttctcttgagTCCCAGACAACTATTGGATATGGTGCCCGTTTCATCACTGAAGAGTGTCCTCATGCCATTTTCTTGCTGGTTACTCAACTGGTTATAACAACCTTAATTGAAATTTTTATCACTGGCACTTTCCTGGCCAAAATTGCAAGACCTAAAAAACGGGCTGAGACCATCAAGTTTAGCCATTGTGCTGTTATTACCAAGCATAATGGGAAGTTATGCCTTGTGATTCAAGTGGCCAACATGAGGAAAAGTCTCTTGATCCAATGTCAGCTTTCTGGCAAGCTCCTCAAGACTCACCTTaccaaagaaggggaaaggatacTACTCAACCAAGCCACTGTCAAGTTTCATGTGGATTCTTCTTCTGAAAGTCCTTTCCTCATTCTACCCATGACATTTTATCATGTGCTGGATGAGACAAGCCCCCTGAGAGATCTGACATCACAAAATCTGAAGGAAAAGGAGTTTGAATTGGTGGTTCTCCTCAATGCCACAGTGGAGTCCACTAGTGCCGTTTGCCAGAGCCGAACATCTTATATCCCAGAGGAGATCTACTGGGGATTTGAATTTGTGCCTGTGGTATCTCTCTCAAAAAATGGAAAGTATGTGGCTGATTTCAGTCAATTTGAAGAAATCCGAAGAAGTTCAGATTGTACATTTTACTCTATagacccagaaaaacaaaaacttgaaatGAAATATAGGGAAGaagagcagagagagagggaaCGCAGGACAATTTTGTTACAACAGAGTAATATCTGA